In Ferviditalea candida, the genomic stretch ACAGGTCAAGAGGGCGAATAAGGCTTCGCCCTCCCGGAGAATGAACAGGATAAATCCGAAAATGTTGCCGGTTATTTTATTTTTTCCATATTTTTATCATTGATTTTGGCGATCGCTTCGGGGATTTTGGCATAAAGAAGATCTTCCGAGTATTGTTGTCCGTCGCGGTATACCCATTTCAGCAAATCAATGACCGCTTGTTTTTTGTCGGCATCATCATATTGTGTATTCAACAGCGCCCAAGTAAATCCGACGATTCCGTATGATTTTTCACCCGGTTTCTCAACGATCGAAACCCGCGTATCTTCCGGCATGTTTGCCGCCGCCGATGCAGCCGCCAGGGAAGCTGCTTCCAAAGAAGGATAGACGAATTTGCCGTCTTTGTTTCGAAGCTGGGCATAAGCAATTTTATTTTTGTCCGCATAGGCCAATTCCGCATAACCAATGGCGCCTGGGGTTTGTTTGACTTGTCCGGCTACACCCTCGTTGCCTTTGCCGCCAATGCCGACGGGAAATTGCACAGACGTGCCCTTGCCCACTTTATCCTTCCATTCCGCGTTTACCGTGCTCAAATAATCTGTAAAAATCGACGTGGTTCCACTGCCGTCTGACCGGAATACTGGAGTAATCGCAAGATCGGGAAGCTTGACATCCGGATTGTCGGCGGTCAGCTTCGGATCATTCCACTTTGTAATTTTGCCGAGGTAAATACCCGCTAATGTATCTTGAGTCAGTTTAAGTCCTTTTTCTACACCGTCAATGTTATAAATCACCGCAACCGCACCGACAGTTACGGGGATGTGAATGACGCCGTTCTTGATTTTTGCGATATCCTCGTCTTTCATGAACGCGTCGGAAGCCGCAAAGTCTACCGTACCGGCAGTCAATTGCTTAATGCCGCCGCCCGAACCGATGGATTGATAATTGACTTGGACATTCGGGTGAAGTTTGTTATATTCCGCGAACATTTTCGAAAACAGCGGATAGACGAACGTTGAACCGGCTGCCGTCAATGTGAATTGTTTTTCGGCAGGTTTCTGGGCAGCTTCGGTTTGAGCGGGTTGCGTTTGAGCAGGTTCCGTTTTCTGGGCTCCCGAGGAATTTGGGCTGCCTCCATTCGAATTGCCGCAAGCAGACACCATAAATGCAAGCACTGCCGCAAGAATCATGGATAAAGACATTTTAGACCACTTTTGTAGCAAGAAGACCCTCTCCTATCAATATTTGATTTGACAAGATTCATCATAAAAGAAGACTGTCACATGGATATCAAACAAAAATTTGTCCAATGTAAAAAATTTTTGAATATCTTAACTTAAACTTAATTTTTGCGTAAGCATGTTAACTTGAAATTCACGCAATTAATTTTATTATTGATTTTTATAATTATATGGTTATATATTTATTGTATAATAATAATTAATTGATTATATAATTATCGCGCTGGTTTAAATCGATTTGGTCGTTTCAGGTAAAGCTCTTAGGAGGATTGTTGCGAATGGCACATCGAATTCTGATCATTGACAATGATCCGACAGTAACGAATCTGCTTTCGTATACGCTGGTACAGAAAGGCTACGAAATTTCGGTTTCGCATGATGGAAGAGAAGGCCTGAACCAATCGATCAGCAAACCTTATGATTTGATTATTCTTGAAGTATTGCTTACCGGAATGAACGGGATTGATCTTGTAACGAAAATGAGACATATGGGGAGTACGGCGGCGGTAATTTTTCTGTCATCCAAAAATGGCGTGCAGGATATTATTGAAGGTTTAATGGCAGGCGCCGATGATTATATGACGAAACCTTTTGAGGTTGCTGAGTTATTGGCCCGCATCGCTGCAACCCTTCGGCGAATTTCTCTGCCAATGGAGAAAAACAGCATGTCCAATGTGAACGAGACGATTATTTTTGGCGATATGCAAATTGATCCGATCAATTATGAAGTCATCGCCAACGAAAAACGTGTCCATCTGCGAAAAAAAGAATTTGAGCTGCTTCTCTTTCTCGCAAGACGACCGGAAACGATTGTGCCCAGAGAAGAAATTATCAATATGTTCTGGGGAATTGATCACATTAGCGGAAAAAGAACATTGGATGTCCATATCAGTTTGCTGCGAAAAAAAATTCAATCCTCCAGCCAATCCGTGGTCA encodes the following:
- the pstS gene encoding phosphate ABC transporter substrate-binding protein PstS encodes the protein MLQKWSKMSLSMILAAVLAFMVSACGNSNGGSPNSSGAQKTEPAQTQPAQTEAAQKPAEKQFTLTAAGSTFVYPLFSKMFAEYNKLHPNVQVNYQSIGSGGGIKQLTAGTVDFAASDAFMKDEDIAKIKNGVIHIPVTVGAVAVIYNIDGVEKGLKLTQDTLAGIYLGKITKWNDPKLTADNPDVKLPDLAITPVFRSDGSGTTSIFTDYLSTVNAEWKDKVGKGTSVQFPVGIGGKGNEGVAGQVKQTPGAIGYAELAYADKNKIAYAQLRNKDGKFVYPSLEAASLAAASAAANMPEDTRVSIVEKPGEKSYGIVGFTWALLNTQYDDADKKQAVIDLLKWVYRDGQQYSEDLLYAKIPEAIAKINDKNMEKIK
- a CDS encoding response regulator transcription factor gives rise to the protein MAHRILIIDNDPTVTNLLSYTLVQKGYEISVSHDGREGLNQSISKPYDLIILEVLLTGMNGIDLVTKMRHMGSTAAVIFLSSKNGVQDIIEGLMAGADDYMTKPFEVAELLARIAATLRRISLPMEKNSMSNVNETIIFGDMQIDPINYEVIANEKRVHLRKKEFELLLFLARRPETIVPREEIINMFWGIDHISGKRTLDVHISLLRKKIQSSSQSVVIASARSIGYKLSLRKSV